The genomic region CAATATATGCACCCACAGCCATCAAAGCAGCAAAAAGAGAGGCAAAAACCATTTTTTTGATGTTGTGACTGTCATTATAGTGGAAATGATTTTCTTCCATATGTACCACCATTCGCTTTTAATATATATTGTTAACTACTGGAAGAGCCCTTTGGTTTACAATAAATAATAATCTTATATGAAATGGTAAGCAAGCGAAAGAAAATAAGAGCAAAAATAGAATTGCTGTGCAGGAAAAGCCTGCACAAAAAAGATTTACATATCCATATCAGGCTGTGGCATACCTGGTGGCATTGCGCCGCCTCTGCCGGTTGCAGCCACAACATCGTCGATCCTGAGGATCATTACTGTTGCTTCTGTTGCTGCATTAATTGCCTGGGTCTTAATTCTGAGTGGCTCAAGGACATTGTTCTCATACATGTCTACAACCTTTCCGGTGTAAACATCAAGACCCATGTTCTTGTTACCCTGCTCGTGCTGTGCACGGAGGTCAATAAGCTTGTCTATTGGGTCAAGACCTGCATTTTCTGCAAGAGTCTGTGGGATGATCTCAAGTGCTTCAGCAAACTTACCGACTGCAAGCTGCTCTCTGCCCTTAAGTGTTGCTGCATAATCCCTGAGTCTGAGTGCAAGCTCGATTTCAGGTGATCCGCCACCAGCTACAATCTTTTTATCTTCCAGTGCTACACCGATAACACAGAGTGCATCGTTAAGTGCACGTTTAAGACTGTCTACAATGTGTGTTGTACCACCGTGGAGAATGAGTGAAGCGGTCTTGACTTCCTTGCATCCAAGCAGGAATGTCATCTTTGAGCCGTGGATTTCACGCTCTTCTACAACTTCAGCTGCACCGAGGTCTTCTGTCCTGATATCAGTTACATCCTGGAACAGGGTTGCACCGGTTGCTTTTGACAGCTTCTTGAGGTCACTCTTTGTGATCCTTCTGCATGCGTAGATACCAGCCTTCTCAAGGTAGTACTGTGCAAGGTCATCGATACCTTTCTGACAGAATACTACATTTGCACCGCTTGCAACTATTTTGTCGACCATTTCCTTGACCATCTTTTCTTCCTGCTCAACAAAAAGGTTCATCTGATCAGGTGAGGTAATCTTAATCTCTGCACTCTTTTCTATCTTCTGGAATTCAATAGCAAAGCTTGCAAGGAGAATCTTTGCATCCTCGATCTTCTTTGGCATGTTTGGCCTTACTCTTTCCTTGTCAATCACAAGACCTGTGACAAGTTCTGTGTCAAGAATACTGCCACCATCACGCTTTT from Methanolobus tindarius DSM 2278 harbors:
- the thsA gene encoding thermosome subunit alpha, producing MAGQSYALGNRNKSRARDAQSINILAGKAVAKAVRTTLGPKGMDKMLVDGLGDIVITNDGATILKEMDIEHPAAKMVVEVSKTQDDEVGDGTTTAAVLTGELLTKAEELMDKGVHPTIISAGYRHAAEKAVEILKTITIDVSTDDRETLMKLAKTALTGKAAGEYKDFLAEKALDAVLSVVEETEEGIKVDVDDITIEKRDGGSILDTELVTGLVIDKERVRPNMPKKIEDAKILLASFAIEFQKIEKSAEIKITSPDQMNLFVEQEEKMVKEMVDKIVASGANVVFCQKGIDDLAQYYLEKAGIYACRRITKSDLKKLSKATGATLFQDVTDIRTEDLGAAEVVEEREIHGSKMTFLLGCKEVKTASLILHGGTTHIVDSLKRALNDALCVIGVALEDKKIVAGGGSPEIELALRLRDYAATLKGREQLAVGKFAEALEIIPQTLAENAGLDPIDKLIDLRAQHEQGNKNMGLDVYTGKVVDMYENNVLEPLRIKTQAINAATEATVMILRIDDVVAATGRGGAMPPGMPQPDMDM